ATTCCAAGACCTCGGCCAGCATCACAGGTTCGTGGCATAGAGGATCGATCGCCGACTACCTGATCGAATGATCAAAGAGGCCCGCTCTGGGAGTCTCTCGATCCCGTGAATGCAGAGAATACAGCGCGTAGGGACTGAGCCCTACGATTCTCAAGTTGCCACTCGCTGTGCCAAGCCGGCGGAGCTCTTCGGTTGTCATGTCCAACTTGTCGACATCGAAGTGTCCCGATCGTTGAGTGTAATATTCCGGCTCGCTAAACATCGCCTACCCTCCTGGTTAGCGCGGCAGAGCCGCTGCTGGGTTATTAGGCTTTTGTGTCATCCGGTGCTCCGTCTACTAACCGTTCCGCCACTTCTTCAAAAGTCTGCTGGGACTTTTCAAAATAAGAGCTCCATGCCTCCCGGGACCAGATCTCCACCCGGTCGGAAACGCCGATGAAAACCACTTCCTTTTCAATGCTGGCATATCCTTTGAGGTGGGCCGGCAGATTGATGCGGCCTTGGCGGTCAAATTCCACTTCTGTGGCGCCGCCAAAATAGATTCGGTTGAACTGCCGGGCTGAGGCCTTGGTCATGGGTAAGGCCTTGAATTGCTCCTCCTGCTTCTTCCACTCCTCGCCCGTATAAAGGAAAAGGCAGCGATCCAGGCCTCGAGTGACGTAACATTTCTGGACTCCGTGGGCCTCGAGAACTTGCCGAAGCTTTGCCGGCATGAACACTCGGCCTTTGGAATCCAGTTGATGCTCGTACTCGCCGTAGAACACTGCCTTTATCCCTCACTGGTGGTCCTGGGTGTCCCCCACTTTCCACCACTTTTCTCCACTCAAAGCTTACAACCCCCACATGGCAGTGTCAAGCACCAGGTGTAAATTTTTCAATTTAACAACAAGTGGGAGAGATATTGAAAATGACCACAATATATTGTGGTGTCAAAGGGTGGGGCACCCAACTCAGAAGTTGAGCTTGGTGCTGAGCAGCAAGCTGAGCACCGGGACTTATGCGGGAATGACAGGGCTACTTGAGAAGAGTGCGGGCTTTGGAGATGTCCTGACGAATCTGCACGGAGAGTTCTTCGAGGCCGGCGAATTTTTTCTCGTCCCGCAGGCGATCGTGAAAGAAAACTTCGATGCTTTGGCCGTACAGATCGCCCTCAAAATCCAGGAGGTGCACTTCCAGCCGGGTCTCGTGATTCACGCCCGGCTCAATCACTGTGGGCCGCTTACCCAAATTACAAACGCCCAAATAGGAATCGCCTGCCCACAAAACTTTCACGGCATAAACACCTGAAGGAGGAAGGACCAAAGATTTGAGATCAATATTTGCAGTCGGTACCTGAATATGCCGCCCGATCTGATCTCCGGGGACCACCTTCCCCACCACAGAATAGGGCCGGCCCAAATGCTCTGCTGCGGTCTTAAGGTCACCCAAACGGACTGCATCCCGGATCCCCCGGCTGCCAATCTTAACGCCGTGATGCAGGACGAGCCCAAATTCTTCGGCCGCAAAACCGTACTTGGGTCCTGACTTCTTAAGAAACTGCACATCCCCGGATTGATTCTTTCCAAAATGGAAATCGCTGCTGACGATAATGCGCGCAGGCGCAATCCGTTCCACCACCTGCTGCAGAAAGATCTCCGCATCAAGGTCCGCCATTTGCGGAGTAAAAGCAGCGCGGACCGCGAATTCAATTCCGTTCTCTTCAAACAAGCGCAAGCGGATTTCCAAGGGGGCCAAAGGCTCGGGTGAGTCCCCGGGACGCAGAACAGATAACGGATGCGGGGCAAAGGTCAAAACCGCAGGGGTCCCCCCGCAGGCGCGGGCCTCCCCTACTACGCGGCTTAACAAAGCCTGGTGGCCCCGATGCACGCCGTCAAAGACCCCCAGAGTCAAAACCGGGGATGGAAACAGCGGTTTGAGCTGCTCATCAAAGTTTCGGACTTCCACAGGCCTTGGGATCCTCCGGAAGACCCAACTCAGTGGGTTTGAACAGGACTTTCATCAGCTCCGGTTCGGGTGAGTCCAATAATTCCTGAAGCGGCTTTGCCTGATCCAGCGAGCAATTACCCGAACGGATGCGGCGTAACCAAAACAAGTACGCAGGCAAGTCCAAGGCCCTGCCCAAATCCTCAGCCAAGGTCCGGACATAGGTCCCGCTCGAACATTCAATAATCAAATCCACTTCCGGCCAACGCGAAGCAGTTACTTCAAAGCGGTGCACATGCAAAGTTCGCGCCTCACGCTCTATCACTTTGCCCTTGCGCGCCAGCTTGTACAGAGGCTGGCCCTTGTGTTTGAGGGCAGAATACATCGGAGGCACTTGCTGAATCTCACCCCGAAACCGGTCCAGGGCCTCTTCCCATCTTTCGACCGAGGGCTCAAGGCCCGGATCTATTTC
The Candidatus Omnitrophota bacterium DNA segment above includes these coding regions:
- the mraZ gene encoding division/cell wall cluster transcriptional repressor MraZ; this translates as MFYGEYEHQLDSKGRVFMPAKLRQVLEAHGVQKCYVTRGLDRCLFLYTGEEWKKQEEQFKALPMTKASARQFNRIYFGGATEVEFDRQGRINLPAHLKGYASIEKEVVFIGVSDRVEIWSREAWSSYFEKSQQTFEEVAERLVDGAPDDTKA
- the ribF gene encoding riboflavin biosynthesis protein RibF, translated to MEVRNFDEQLKPLFPSPVLTLGVFDGVHRGHQALLSRVVGEARACGGTPAVLTFAPHPLSVLRPGDSPEPLAPLEIRLRLFEENGIEFAVRAAFTPQMADLDAEIFLQQVVERIAPARIIVSSDFHFGKNQSGDVQFLKKSGPKYGFAAEEFGLVLHHGVKIGSRGIRDAVRLGDLKTAAEHLGRPYSVVGKVVPGDQIGRHIQVPTANIDLKSLVLPPSGVYAVKVLWAGDSYLGVCNLGKRPTVIEPGVNHETRLEVHLLDFEGDLYGQSIEVFFHDRLRDEKKFAGLEELSVQIRQDISKARTLLK
- the truB gene encoding tRNA pseudouridine(55) synthase TruB — encoded protein: MTQTALQQGGIFLVDKPKGLTSHDVVDVMRRKLGIRRIGHAGTLDPLAEGLLVLLVGRATKYSAFLSGQDKVYESTVVFGRQTETGDSEGAVVREIDPGLEPSVERWEEALDRFRGEIQQVPPMYSALKHKGQPLYKLARKGKVIEREARTLHVHRFEVTASRWPEVDLIIECSSGTYVRTLAEDLGRALDLPAYLFWLRRIRSGNCSLDQAKPLQELLDSPEPELMKVLFKPTELGLPEDPKACGSPKL